One Streptomyces fagopyri DNA window includes the following coding sequences:
- a CDS encoding MaoC/PaaZ C-terminal domain-containing protein translates to MPIDAAKALAAEPRSGEITWDRKDVQLYHLGVGAGANPDKPHPATDADELRYTLESALHVLPSFATVAGAGSPGVISGLSMPGVDVDLARVLHGGQRVTVHRPIPAEGRATATGRIAAVYDKGKAAILVMRTEVADAEGPLWTNDAQIFVRGEGGWGGDRGPSARLDAPDGPPDRTVERPVREDQALLYRLSGDWNPLHADPEFAKLAGFDRPILHGLCTYGVTLKAVVDTLLGGDVSRVRSYTTRFAGVVFPGETLRVRMWRGPVRDGAIRVSVTAADRDDAPVLADTVVEHA, encoded by the coding sequence ATGCCCATCGACGCCGCAAAGGCCCTCGCCGCCGAACCCCGCAGCGGTGAGATCACCTGGGACCGGAAGGACGTCCAGCTCTACCACCTCGGTGTCGGAGCGGGCGCGAACCCGGACAAGCCCCATCCCGCCACGGACGCCGACGAGTTGCGGTACACCCTGGAATCCGCCCTCCACGTCCTGCCGAGCTTCGCCACCGTCGCGGGCGCCGGCTCACCCGGCGTGATCAGCGGTCTGTCCATGCCCGGCGTCGACGTCGACCTCGCCCGCGTCCTGCACGGCGGGCAGCGCGTCACCGTGCACCGTCCGATACCGGCCGAGGGCAGGGCGACGGCCACCGGACGGATCGCCGCCGTGTACGACAAGGGCAAGGCCGCGATCCTGGTCATGCGCACCGAGGTCGCGGACGCCGAGGGACCCCTGTGGACGAACGACGCCCAGATCTTCGTACGGGGAGAGGGCGGCTGGGGGGGTGACCGCGGTCCCTCCGCGCGCCTCGACGCGCCGGACGGCCCGCCGGACCGGACCGTCGAACGCCCGGTCCGCGAGGACCAGGCGCTGCTCTACCGGCTCTCCGGCGACTGGAACCCGCTGCACGCGGACCCCGAGTTCGCGAAGCTGGCCGGCTTCGACCGGCCGATCCTGCACGGCCTGTGCACCTACGGCGTGACGCTCAAGGCGGTCGTCGACACCCTGCTCGGCGGGGACGTGTCCCGTGTCCGCTCCTACACCACCCGCTTCGCCGGTGTCGTGTTCCCCGGCGAGACCCTGCGCGTCCGCATGTGGCGCGGGCCGGTCCGGGACGGCGCGATCCGGGTGTCGGTGACCGCGGCCGACCGGGACGACGCGCCGGTGCTGGCCGACACCGTCGTCGAACACGCGTGA
- a CDS encoding Zn-dependent alcohol dehydrogenase has translation MRAAVQHETGQDKLDVLDDVEAVGFGPGRVRIRVRATGLCHSDLSAMSGVLPQPAPFVPGHEGAGEVIEVGEGVTQLKPGDRVVVCWLPACGACPACGRGQTELCLAGFMNAGTPNFRRSGQDVFGFAGTGTFAEEVVVDAGCAVPIPDDVPFDIAALIGCGVTTGLGAALNTADVEAGSSVAVIGCGGVGISAIQGARLKGAAEIVAVDPVASRREAALRFGATRAVAPDGLADAKQSVTAGEGFDYVFEVVGRSTTARTAYENTRRGGTLVVVGAGAMDDFLQLNMFELFFDEKRILPSMYGGGDVLRSYERTIALWRAGRIDLEGLITHRVPLSGINEALDQMRTGTALRTCIEI, from the coding sequence ATGCGCGCAGCCGTACAGCACGAGACAGGCCAGGACAAACTCGACGTCCTCGACGACGTCGAGGCGGTGGGCTTCGGGCCCGGCCGGGTCAGGATCCGGGTGCGGGCCACCGGACTGTGCCACTCGGACCTGTCCGCGATGAGCGGCGTACTGCCGCAGCCCGCGCCGTTCGTGCCCGGTCACGAGGGTGCCGGGGAGGTCATCGAGGTCGGCGAGGGGGTCACCCAACTCAAGCCCGGCGACCGGGTCGTCGTCTGCTGGCTGCCGGCCTGCGGTGCCTGCCCCGCCTGCGGGCGCGGCCAGACCGAGTTGTGTCTGGCCGGTTTCATGAACGCGGGCACCCCCAACTTCCGGCGCTCCGGCCAGGACGTCTTCGGCTTCGCCGGGACCGGTACCTTCGCGGAGGAGGTCGTGGTGGACGCGGGTTGCGCCGTGCCCATCCCCGACGACGTGCCCTTCGACATCGCGGCCCTCATCGGCTGCGGCGTCACGACCGGCCTGGGCGCCGCCCTCAACACCGCCGACGTGGAAGCCGGTTCGTCGGTCGCGGTGATCGGCTGCGGCGGTGTCGGCATCTCCGCCATCCAGGGCGCGCGGCTCAAGGGTGCCGCCGAGATCGTCGCCGTCGACCCGGTCGCCTCCCGTCGCGAGGCCGCGCTGAGGTTCGGCGCGACGAGGGCGGTCGCGCCGGACGGACTCGCCGACGCCAAGCAGTCGGTGACCGCGGGCGAGGGCTTCGACTACGTCTTCGAGGTCGTCGGCAGGTCGACCACCGCGCGTACCGCCTACGAGAACACCCGGCGCGGCGGCACCCTCGTCGTCGTCGGCGCGGGCGCCATGGACGACTTCCTCCAGCTCAACATGTTCGAGCTGTTCTTCGACGAGAAGCGCATCCTGCCCTCCATGTACGGCGGCGGGGACGTCCTGCGTTCCTACGAGCGGACCATCGCCCTGTGGCGCGCGGGCCGCATCGACCTGGAGGGCCTGATCACCCACCGGGTGCCGCTGTCCGGGATCAACGAGGCACTCGACCAGATGCGGACGGGCACCGCCCTGCGCACCTGCATCGAGATCTGA
- a CDS encoding 3-oxoacyl-ACP reductase, with the protein MSLPLEGLAAIVTGAGRGLGRAEALELAGLGASVVVNDYGRPGRDGSGAASAAPAEEVAAGIRAAGGRALAHTGDVADHEQARDLVESAVAEFGRLDILVNNAGILRDRMVFSMSEEEWDSVVRVHLKGHFNMTHFASAHWRARSKAADGPVYGRIVNTSSEAFLAGSAGQPNYAAAKGGIVGLTTSTALALARYGVTANVICPRARTRMTEDVFAGFPPGQAAAEPGEGLDPLAPEHVAPLVGYLVSPAAAHINGQLLVVHGGMVAVVERPRVAAKFDTEQDVFTYDELDALLSPHYAGRPRGETFAAAEVLGLKRG; encoded by the coding sequence ATGTCACTGCCACTTGAGGGACTGGCCGCGATCGTCACCGGCGCGGGGCGCGGCCTCGGCCGGGCCGAGGCGCTGGAACTCGCCGGCCTGGGCGCGTCCGTCGTCGTCAACGACTACGGACGCCCCGGGCGGGACGGTTCGGGCGCGGCCTCGGCCGCGCCCGCCGAGGAGGTCGCCGCCGGGATCCGGGCCGCGGGCGGCCGCGCCCTCGCCCACACCGGCGACGTCGCCGACCACGAACAGGCCCGCGATCTGGTCGAGTCGGCGGTCGCCGAGTTCGGAAGACTGGACATCCTGGTCAACAACGCGGGCATCCTGCGCGACCGGATGGTCTTCTCGATGTCCGAGGAGGAGTGGGACTCGGTCGTGCGGGTCCATCTCAAGGGCCACTTCAACATGACGCACTTCGCGTCCGCGCACTGGCGGGCGCGGTCCAAGGCGGCGGACGGGCCGGTGTACGGGCGGATCGTCAACACCTCGTCGGAGGCGTTCCTCGCGGGTTCGGCGGGACAGCCCAACTACGCGGCGGCCAAGGGCGGGATCGTCGGCCTGACCACGTCGACCGCGCTGGCGCTCGCCAGATACGGGGTGACGGCGAACGTCATCTGCCCGCGCGCCCGGACCCGGATGACCGAGGACGTGTTCGCGGGATTCCCGCCCGGACAGGCCGCTGCGGAGCCGGGAGAGGGGCTGGACCCGCTCGCCCCCGAGCATGTCGCCCCGCTCGTCGGCTACTTGGTGTCGCCCGCCGCCGCGCACATCAACGGACAACTGCTCGTCGTGCACGGCGGCATGGTGGCGGTCGTCGAACGGCCCCGGGTCGCCGCCAAGTTCGACACCGAACAGGACGTCTTCACGTACGACGAACTCGACGCCCTGCTCAGCCCGCACTACGCCGGCCGCCCGCGAGGAGAGACGTTCGCGGCGGCGGAGGTACTCGGGCTGAAGCGGGGGTAG